A window of the Nitrospiraceae bacterium genome harbors these coding sequences:
- a CDS encoding HEAT repeat domain-containing protein — MTSRLMRFALAFRSRLFLVIILAWFCGWNASPRSLFAASSSVPKEIQSAYDGKQYQQVVDELPKLNPEQRAVPDVRRVAIRSLLKLGNPKDALTEYDQLEASLKREDPALLHEVALGFIVVLLKDMREQMRGAAYTALKEIDPEEALPYFEDGLSDGSGPVRVLAVEGLGRSEAGRKSMKLRTALEDQAGIVKARAIKALGRTGDWSLIPLLEPATKDEMAIARVAAFGALIRLGQKGMWESLQQAAQAANPEDRAEALKVMVDLKDPRAIPILLELLSYQQPSVRGTAARGLGQLGQKNARGRIEQLLKDPVPAVRESAAAGLADLGGKESVPSLTKTLSDGNMTVRAATIAALLQLGEPFETVAPTVLGLAQQNDTAARASAAHALGKAMKTNAKDAVSLLVSLTADPLPGPKIVALRSLGHIGDREVFPALKDALHDSNEAVRATAGGALIHLLVEKSQSGK, encoded by the coding sequence ATGACGAGTCGATTGATGAGGTTCGCTCTCGCGTTTCGATCACGCTTGTTTCTTGTGATCATTCTTGCTTGGTTCTGCGGGTGGAATGCTAGTCCCAGATCTCTCTTTGCAGCTTCCTCTTCCGTTCCAAAAGAGATTCAGTCGGCGTATGACGGCAAACAGTACCAGCAGGTCGTCGATGAGTTGCCGAAGTTGAATCCTGAACAACGTGCGGTTCCGGATGTTCGTCGAGTCGCGATACGTTCGTTGTTAAAACTCGGTAATCCCAAGGATGCCTTGACTGAATACGACCAACTCGAGGCGTCGCTCAAGCGGGAGGATCCCGCTCTTCTGCATGAGGTGGCCTTAGGGTTCATCGTGGTGTTGTTGAAGGATATGCGTGAACAGATGCGCGGAGCCGCGTACACCGCACTCAAGGAAATCGATCCAGAGGAGGCTCTTCCTTACTTTGAGGACGGTTTGAGCGATGGATCAGGTCCGGTCCGGGTTCTGGCGGTTGAAGGGCTGGGTCGATCCGAGGCAGGCCGGAAATCCATGAAGCTTCGGACTGCCCTCGAAGACCAAGCGGGAATCGTCAAGGCTCGCGCGATAAAGGCCCTTGGCCGAACTGGTGATTGGTCGTTAATCCCGCTTCTTGAGCCAGCGACGAAAGATGAAATGGCCATTGCACGGGTGGCGGCCTTTGGTGCCTTGATTCGGTTGGGACAGAAAGGGATGTGGGAATCCCTGCAGCAGGCGGCACAGGCAGCCAATCCGGAGGATCGTGCCGAGGCTCTCAAAGTCATGGTTGATCTCAAAGATCCGCGTGCGATTCCGATCCTGCTGGAGTTGCTGAGCTATCAGCAGCCTTCCGTTCGTGGAACGGCAGCCAGAGGGTTGGGCCAACTGGGACAAAAAAACGCCAGAGGGCGGATTGAGCAGCTCTTGAAGGATCCGGTTCCTGCTGTCCGTGAATCGGCGGCAGCCGGCCTTGCGGACCTCGGAGGGAAGGAGTCGGTTCCATCCTTAACAAAGACTCTGAGTGATGGAAACATGACGGTACGGGCTGCAACAATCGCGGCGTTGCTCCAGCTTGGCGAGCCGTTTGAGACAGTTGCGCCAACTGTGCTTGGACTGGCGCAACAGAACGATACAGCCGCACGTGCCTCTGCGGCCCATGCCCTCGGGAAGGCAATGAAAACCAATGCGAAGGATGCCGTGTCTTTGCTCGTGAGTCTAACAGCTGACCCGCTTCCTGGTCCAAAGATCGTCGCGCTACGGTCTCTCGGCCATATCGGAGACCGTGAGGTCTTTCCCGCTCTGAAGGACGCGCTACACGACTCCAATGAGGCCGTTCGTGCGACCGCTGGAGGAGCGCTCATCCACCTGCTGGTTGAAAAGAGCCAATCCGGAAAATAA
- a CDS encoding carboxypeptidase-like regulatory domain-containing protein has product MRGPHNVLLMFCAQALLLGLAISPGLAYDVVEVQHGGTIEGTVTLSGPVPEPKGFNLITFPDPAYCGRISNGQGWRLLYDFVVSPQGGLKDAIVFLEGVEAGKPFEVSVPLIEARDCMFQPFMTIVRNGHAVEVINMDPVMHDIQGYETSIEAGARVLFNTPLVMNFQHRRGDIRAIHNHAPGKSLVGPIYLNRGRRTFYMQCGFHAFMESWAMAVNNPYYALTDGNGAFKVDHIPPGTYQLVVWHPQTGPGVTKSVTVQPDGTLTENLSLVAPKGNRSAYKVMDNPRFGPDTLGYSVDIQPLVEHQH; this is encoded by the coding sequence ATGCGTGGACCTCATAATGTTCTCCTGATGTTTTGTGCCCAAGCGTTGCTGTTAGGACTGGCAATCAGTCCCGGTTTGGCCTATGACGTGGTCGAGGTGCAGCACGGCGGGACGATCGAAGGTACGGTGACGCTGAGCGGCCCGGTGCCGGAGCCGAAGGGGTTCAACCTCATCACGTTTCCTGACCCGGCCTATTGTGGACGCATTTCGAATGGACAGGGCTGGCGTCTCCTCTACGATTTTGTAGTCAGCCCGCAAGGCGGATTGAAGGATGCCATCGTGTTTCTGGAAGGAGTCGAAGCGGGTAAACCGTTTGAAGTGTCTGTCCCGTTGATCGAGGCTCGCGACTGCATGTTTCAGCCGTTCATGACGATCGTTCGCAATGGCCATGCGGTCGAAGTCATCAACATGGACCCGGTGATGCACGACATCCAGGGATACGAGACGTCCATCGAAGCAGGCGCGCGGGTGCTCTTCAATACCCCGCTTGTCATGAATTTCCAACATCGGCGGGGCGACATCCGCGCGATTCACAATCATGCGCCGGGTAAATCGTTGGTCGGGCCGATCTACTTGAACAGGGGTCGTCGGACGTTCTACATGCAGTGTGGATTTCACGCCTTCATGGAAAGTTGGGCGATGGCCGTCAACAATCCTTATTACGCGTTGACGGATGGCAATGGCGCGTTCAAGGTCGACCATATTCCGCCCGGTACCTACCAGTTGGTGGTGTGGCATCCTCAGACCGGTCCCGGTGTCACAAAGTCCGTTACGGTTCAGCCGGATGGCACGCTCACCGAGAACTTGTCCCTTGTGGCTCCGAAAGGTAACCGCTCCGCCTACAAAGTGATGGATAACCCCCGCTTCGGGCCGGACACGCTGGGGTATTCCGTCGATATCCAGCCGCTTGTCGAACATCAACATTGA
- a CDS encoding DUF420 domain-containing protein — MDWLRHPGFFGTHATIGADLSQLMATLFTGLFVFGWVQAKKRQADTHHWLMLGGMVAMLGFFVSYYLFRQLGVLAFEGKEGFGGSQALYDYVFIPILTLHIILVIVGLVMAVYMIVLGFRSQQVIDGVRSLKESLLQTSWTKIGLIFGGITAVVLLLFLFRAMTAGFSMRKLEVYIGLLLLVAIVFAIEMAIQRIWPNGARRHRALGRFTMIIYCVLFVTGTTTYTMLYILYPGKIG, encoded by the coding sequence ATGGACTGGCTACGACATCCCGGATTCTTTGGAACTCATGCCACGATCGGCGCCGACCTCAGCCAACTCATGGCCACTCTCTTCACCGGTCTGTTCGTGTTCGGTTGGGTTCAAGCGAAGAAGCGCCAGGCAGACACCCACCACTGGCTGATGCTCGGAGGCATGGTGGCCATGCTGGGGTTCTTCGTGAGTTACTATCTTTTCCGGCAATTGGGCGTGTTGGCCTTTGAGGGGAAAGAAGGCTTCGGTGGCTCGCAGGCGCTGTACGATTATGTCTTTATCCCCATTCTTACACTTCACATTATTCTGGTCATTGTCGGATTAGTGATGGCGGTCTACATGATCGTGTTGGGTTTCCGGTCGCAGCAGGTCATCGATGGAGTCCGCTCGCTCAAAGAATCGCTCCTACAGACTTCTTGGACAAAGATCGGTCTCATCTTCGGAGGCATCACGGCGGTTGTGCTCCTGTTGTTTTTGTTCCGCGCGATGACAGCAGGATTCTCCATGCGCAAACTGGAAGTCTACATCGGCTTGCTACTGCTCGTCGCGATCGTATTCGCGATTGAGATGGCCATCCAGCGGATCTGGCCGAATGGAGCTCGGCGGCACAGGGCGCTTGGTCGCTTCACCATGATCATCTATTGTGTTCTGTTTGTGACGGGCACCACGACCTACACGATGCTGTATATCCTCTACCCCGGGAAGATCGGATAG
- a CDS encoding carboxypeptidase-like regulatory domain-containing protein — MRAAVVFLCGSLLFGAAPVFAYEEIQVSDGGTITGKVTITEGKPIPKGFNLITFPDPVYCGRISTGTGWRILKEFSVSPDGDLKDAVVLLMDVAKGKPFKFEPPTIEARDCRFLPFVNVVKDRAEVKVVNMDPVFHDIQAYETSHLGPRVLFNTPLPMNPHHKRSVGSDSHEHLAGQPMSEEIHMTKGRRIFVMQCGFHAYMESWGMAVDNPYYMLTTADGRFSLTDVPPGEYTLVAWHPGVGTMLEKKVTVPAKGTVSVNFQFQSPRGHRSAHEIEENPHFGLEALGKSLDIRPTLELQKP, encoded by the coding sequence ATGCGTGCGGCCGTGGTGTTTCTATGTGGATCGCTCTTGTTCGGAGCGGCACCGGTTTTCGCTTATGAAGAGATCCAAGTTTCGGATGGTGGTACCATCACAGGCAAAGTGACGATCACCGAAGGCAAACCTATTCCCAAAGGATTCAACCTGATCACGTTTCCTGATCCGGTCTACTGCGGGCGTATATCGACTGGAACCGGCTGGCGGATCCTCAAGGAATTTTCCGTGTCGCCTGATGGAGACCTCAAAGATGCGGTGGTGTTGCTGATGGATGTCGCCAAAGGGAAGCCGTTCAAGTTCGAACCTCCGACAATCGAAGCGCGAGACTGTCGCTTCCTCCCGTTTGTGAACGTGGTAAAGGATCGGGCTGAGGTGAAAGTCGTGAACATGGACCCGGTCTTCCATGACATACAGGCCTACGAAACGTCTCACCTTGGCCCGCGGGTCTTGTTCAATACGCCGCTCCCGATGAATCCTCATCACAAGCGGAGCGTCGGATCCGACAGTCATGAGCACCTTGCCGGTCAACCCATGAGTGAAGAAATTCATATGACCAAAGGACGACGGATTTTTGTGATGCAGTGTGGATTCCATGCCTATATGGAAAGCTGGGGCATGGCAGTGGATAATCCGTACTACATGCTGACGACTGCTGATGGACGTTTCTCCCTCACCGATGTTCCGCCCGGCGAATATACCCTTGTCGCGTGGCATCCCGGTGTCGGGACGATGCTGGAGAAGAAAGTCACCGTCCCGGCGAAAGGAACCGTGTCGGTGAATTTTCAATTTCAATCTCCCAGAGGTCACCGGAGTGCCCATGAGATCGAGGAAAACCCTCATTTCGGGCTGGAGGCGTTAGGCAAATCGCTTGATATCCGACCGACATTGGAGCTGCAAAAACCGTAA
- a CDS encoding PCP reductase family protein, with product MLTCGCGRWMHTEGIEERAYDEGMPQWFIRSECRGCGLRVGIDLPAGETHGLVDRLMWTDDALHRLDRLPPYVAPLFRDEVEQDVRVRGERVVTYDTLFRPRTGAQIVWDAEAERRLDNVPAPVRAMAKVELERTAAERGETRVTVALMEEIKAKYFGMAASKAVTGES from the coding sequence ATGTTGACCTGTGGGTGTGGCCGCTGGATGCACACGGAAGGGATCGAAGAACGTGCGTATGACGAGGGTATGCCTCAATGGTTTATTCGGAGCGAATGTCGAGGGTGCGGCCTACGAGTGGGTATCGACCTGCCTGCTGGGGAGACCCACGGCCTTGTCGATAGGCTGATGTGGACGGACGACGCACTCCATCGGCTTGACCGACTGCCTCCCTATGTGGCTCCGTTGTTCCGTGACGAAGTCGAGCAGGATGTGCGGGTGCGCGGTGAACGAGTGGTGACCTACGACACGTTGTTTCGGCCGCGAACCGGAGCGCAAATTGTCTGGGACGCTGAGGCGGAGCGACGGCTGGATAATGTGCCGGCGCCGGTTCGCGCCATGGCGAAAGTTGAACTGGAGCGGACGGCGGCAGAACGTGGCGAGACCCGCGTGACCGTAGCCCTGATGGAAGAAATAAAGGCCAAGTATTTCGGCATGGCCGCCTCAAAGGCCGTGACGGGAGAGAGTTGA
- a CDS encoding methyltransferase: MPTFKAIWLEGMGVSRELSLAEMFQLGYYWETKILLAAVRLDIFSALDGRPKTSRDVAGKIGAHEQTLELLLNALVAMQLLTKNGNSYSNSTIATAHLVRHSPQYIGHLLLLHDAEWENWGKLSQTIRTGQRSVDRHVFETDPELGGNVLAVLHRIGQQSGPDLAKRLQLSGPVRMLDLGGGAGTNAIAFCRIYPELTATVFDLPATLRLTERTVKEAGLESRITLRSGDFNQDNLGGPYDFVLMSDILHYQDFPTNAALVQKVYSHLAPGGRLVIKDRFLDETGTGPAWTTAFAVHILVNTQQGRCYKTSDAIHWMTQAGFHSVSELERTAVVQGMRAAR; the protein is encoded by the coding sequence ATGCCGACTTTCAAAGCTATTTGGCTTGAAGGGATGGGTGTGTCACGGGAACTTTCGCTCGCAGAAATGTTCCAACTCGGCTACTACTGGGAGACAAAGATCCTGCTCGCAGCCGTTCGGCTGGATATCTTTTCTGCATTGGACGGCAGGCCCAAAACCTCTCGAGACGTTGCCGGGAAAATCGGGGCTCACGAGCAGACGTTGGAGCTGCTGTTGAACGCGCTTGTGGCGATGCAGTTGTTGACCAAGAACGGAAACTCGTACAGCAACTCGACGATCGCAACCGCCCATCTGGTGCGCCATTCGCCTCAATACATCGGTCATCTTCTCTTGCTGCATGACGCAGAATGGGAGAACTGGGGCAAGTTATCGCAAACAATCAGAACTGGACAGCGATCGGTCGATCGCCATGTGTTCGAAACCGACCCGGAACTGGGTGGAAACGTTCTCGCCGTTCTTCATCGGATCGGGCAGCAGAGCGGCCCTGATCTCGCGAAACGACTTCAACTGAGCGGTCCGGTTCGAATGCTGGATCTGGGAGGCGGGGCCGGGACGAACGCAATTGCCTTCTGCAGAATCTACCCGGAGTTGACCGCCACGGTGTTCGATTTACCTGCCACGCTGCGGCTCACAGAACGAACAGTGAAGGAAGCCGGGTTGGAGTCCAGAATCACGCTGCGTTCAGGTGATTTTAATCAGGACAACCTGGGTGGACCATACGACTTTGTCCTCATGTCCGATATTCTGCACTATCAAGATTTTCCGACGAATGCTGCCTTGGTCCAGAAGGTCTATTCTCACCTGGCGCCGGGCGGTCGCCTGGTGATCAAGGATCGATTCCTGGACGAAACAGGAACCGGTCCGGCTTGGACCACCGCGTTTGCCGTGCACATTCTGGTCAACACACAGCAAGGTCGTTGTTACAAAACATCGGATGCCATTCACTGGATGACTCAAGCCGGATTCCACTCAGTAAGTGAATTGGAGCGGACAGCGGTTGTACAGGGGATGAGGGCCGCGAGGTAA